In Lentilactobacillus sp. SPB1-3, the sequence GTTTGATAACATTCGTAAAACTATTCGTTTCTTATTGCCAACTAGTTTTGCTGAAGGTCTAGTTGTTTTAATAAGTATGATCATGGGACAAGAATTACCACTTTACCCAACTCAATTACTTTGGATCAATACGGTCTCAGCATTAACGATTCAGTTTGCCTTTATCTTTGAACCTGCCGAAGATTCCATCATGAGGCGAGGTCCCCGGGATGTGAAACGAGGGATACTAAATTGGTTTGATGATATCGAAATTACCTATGTTTCGGTGTTGATCGCCATACTAGGAATTCTACTGTTTGATCACTATGTAGATGCTGGTACATTGACGCCTATCCTGGGTTCAACAATGGCAGTTAACATCATCATCTTTGGTAAAATTTTCTACTTGTTTAACATTCGTAACTCGTATCCGATCTTTTCAAAACACTTCTTTGAAAATAAGGCTGCGTTTGTGATTATTGGGATTTTAATTGTTATGCAGTTAGTATTAATATATGTCCCATTCATGCAAAAGATTTTCCATACCGCAAATATTAACTTGTTCTACGGTTGGTTAGTGCCAATCTTTGCTGGACTAGTAGTTCTAGTAGTAACGGAAATCGTAAAACTATTAAGAATGGCTTACTCTCGCAAAACAGGCCAAGTAACTGGAATTAAATAGTTTAAAAAAATAAAAAGCAGTGATAACTAATTAAAGTTATCATTGCTTTTTTTACGTAATTTGAAGATAAGGGTGCTGTTGTCTGTGAACGTTTAGCGCTGAAGCTATCATCAATGGCACGATGATAGCTATAACAACCTTAATGATCAAATTATCAACATTGGCCAAGTTGCATAAGTCTAGTACGACTTTATGCAAGTACATAATGATCATGGTATGTTGTCCAATAAATGGCATGATAATCGTTTGCGGTATTTTAGTAATCATGACTGCTATGGCAATCACAGAAAATGATAAGATCAGTGGCACAAATATTATTAGTAAGCCATTGAATTTTGGAAACGATGATTCAATGAGGTGTGATTTCATTGAGAATTTGAAACGCAGATCAGTCGTTAACCTCAAAGTAATTAGGGCCACACTCATACCTATAAGTCCTGCACTAGCAAAGGGATTTTGAATCCAGCGCCAGTTTGTGTGAAAGAATAGGTAACCGATATAAGTATAAAAGGTTGCTATTAACACACCGTCTAAGTTCCAAGGAAGCATCGTGAATCCCTGAATCTGTACTGGAATTTGGCCATAAGATGCGCCTAAAAGAATTCCCGCTGTGACAATTGTCAACTGTAATAGCCGAGGTTTCACTACAGTTATTAAAACGGTAACGACTGTAATAGAAAGCAAATAGACATTAATGAACCAAAAAGTGGTGGTGTAATTATTTAAAGTTCGGCCACCAATTAATAAATTAGGCAGTGTATCAATTAAGTATTGCAGATTTTTTTCATGAATCAGGCCATACAACAAAATCATGATGATTCCAGTCATGAAGTAAATGATTAAATCGAGTTTTATTTTTTTATTGAAGAAAGATTTCCATTTAGTTGAATCGATTGGTTTTAAAAAGAAACCAGCGAGGATAAAGAAGAAGGGCATGTGCCACCAATAGATAATCTGGCTAGTGGTTCCACTAACTAAAGCGTGGCCCCATACAACGGCAATGATTCCAAATGCTTTTGCGATATCGATCCATTCAATGCGTTTTTTAGTCATATTTTAGTGATCACCCCTGTTTAATAAATTTGTTGTTAAATTTTTATTTCTGAATCTAGATTAACAACCTGAGCTTAATCAAAGCTTAAAGCGAGTTGCCAGTGTCTATGCTATTGGTTCAGATGGGTGGTGGTCAAAAAATACGCCTAAAGGACGGTTTTGGTTGCATAATAAAAACCCAGCTAGGATAAAACTAGCTGGGTCTATTAAGTAAATTAAATTAGTCAGTTCGCCATTTTTCGAAGAAGGCGATGTGACCGCCTAAATAATGAATTGCATCTTTGGTAAGAGTGTTGGCTTGCCGTTTAAGTTCTTCATCAGTAATATCCAAATTAGTATCGCGAATGTGGCCCATGCCAATGTCGTAAAATTTATTGACGCGGCCGTAACCATCGTCTTTGAACAATGTATCAAGTTGGTTGAGATCGTCCTTTGCGGCATCATAAACAATCTGTGAAACATTGTCATCGGGATTTAGGATAGTTGCTGCATAAGTAATCAAAAATTCATCCATATCGAGAATAATTTCCTGGTCAGTTTTTGCCATAATCTTCACCTCATATATAGTGTAACGCTGAATAATCGACTTGACCAATTAGTGATGCATTTTAAATTCAAGATATAGGTCATTGTATTGTTCAACCTTTTGTGGACTTAAGTTTTTATAAACTTGCAGTCGTTTCAGCACCGAATCTTTAGGGTAGAACTGCTGATCAGCTTGAGTTGCTTTGGGTAATAAATGATAAGCAGCCGTATTAGGAGTTGAATAACCAATGTATTCAGCGTTTTGAGCTGCATTTTGTGGTTGTGACATGAAGTTCAAGAATTTGTAGATGGCCTTGAAGTGTTTAGCCGTCTTCGGAATAACTAAGTTATCGAACCACATGTTACTGCCCTCAGTTGGCACAACATAGTGTAGATGAGAGTTTTGACTCATCATTTCTGCAGCTTCACCCGACCAGTCTACTGCTAAAGGCGCTTCGCCATCTGCCATATACATTTTAATTTCATCAGCGACAATGGCTTTTACATTTGGCGATAGGCGAACCAAACGGTTTTTGGCGCTGAGTAATTGCTGGGTATTGGTTATGTTAACTGAATTACCGTCAGCAATCAATGACATCCCCATAATATCCCTTGCAGAGTCGATCAACATTATCTGATCACGATATTTTCGATTCCATAATTGGTTCCAATGCTTGATAGAACCAGGTTTAAT encodes:
- a CDS encoding acyltransferase family protein; protein product: MTKKRIEWIDIAKAFGIIAVVWGHALVSGTTSQIIYWWHMPFFFILAGFFLKPIDSTKWKSFFNKKIKLDLIIYFMTGIIMILLYGLIHEKNLQYLIDTLPNLLIGGRTLNNYTTTFWFINVYLLSITVVTVLITVVKPRLLQLTIVTAGILLGASYGQIPVQIQGFTMLPWNLDGVLIATFYTYIGYLFFHTNWRWIQNPFASAGLIGMSVALITLRLTTDLRFKFSMKSHLIESSFPKFNGLLIIFVPLILSFSVIAIAVMITKIPQTIIMPFIGQHTMIIMYLHKVVLDLCNLANVDNLIIKVVIAIIVPLMIASALNVHRQQHPYLQIT
- a CDS encoding ABC transporter substrate-binding protein, giving the protein MKRLLIVAAGILLICLGLATGSDALQKSSGDTGDKVLNLYNWGDYIDPALIAKFQKETGYHVNVETFDSNEAMYTKVQQGGTSYDITVPSDYMVAKMKQSHLLLPIDKSKLTGMNNYGSAYLNKSFDPGNKYSLPYFWGTLGIIYNDQYIKPGSIKHWNQLWNRKYRDQIMLIDSARDIMGMSLIADGNSVNITNTQQLLSAKNRLVRLSPNVKAIVADEIKMYMADGEAPLAVDWSGEAAEMMSQNSHLHYVVPTEGSNMWFDNLVIPKTAKHFKAIYKFLNFMSQPQNAAQNAEYIGYSTPNTAAYHLLPKATQADQQFYPKDSVLKRLQVYKNLSPQKVEQYNDLYLEFKMHH